The following proteins are encoded in a genomic region of Entelurus aequoreus isolate RoL-2023_Sb linkage group LG01, RoL_Eaeq_v1.1, whole genome shotgun sequence:
- the LOC133653990 gene encoding uncharacterized protein K02A2.6-like, translating to MAGVIGSIGPFDENVEQWSSYTERFDYFVAANGIDDGKIVPTFLSVIGPKTFTLLRSILQPEKPGSKTYKNIVDILTKHFSPKPLVIAERFRFHRRHQEEGESVTMFMAALRKLAEHCEFGDTLSDALRDRLVCGLANEAAQKRLLTESDLTLEKAINVSVSMEMASREAQQLHVKVHKLSINQDVQGPCFRCGKSGHLASACWCKDMDCHKCGKRGHVERACRYKKSKEDGSKTGNKVKSAHYKKKRQVHTVKYEKESNSDSSEEDMSTTVNTIRVMNVGESSDGFWAKAKLEGHSIKMQIDTGSRASLVSYKIYRKHMRHLPLRPADTVFRAYTGHTVHMKGMTDVLVQCNDQTVRLPVYITQGDYAAIMGRVWLKAIHLNWQEVRKMSDSSTQLQMILEKHKEVFRDELGCMENITVKLHVKPDTKPVFLRARPVPYAIRSKVETDLDALVKNGVLEPVTTSEWATPIVPVQKKNGGIRTCGDFKVTVNPALIAEQYPLPLIDDLFAGLSGGQKFSKIDLNQAYLQMQVDEQSREMLTINTHKGLFRYCRLPFGITSAPALFQRAMDQILCGLAGVQCYLDDILCTGANDEDHLHNLDATLQRLREYGLRVRKEKCDFFQSSVEYLGHVIDAKGLHTAPSKITAIVEAPPPQNISQLRSFLGLLNYYGRFIPNLASLLQPLHELLRQDKTWKWTASCQEAFEKAKGALTTSEVLTHFNPSLQIQLACDASPYGVGAVLSHILPNGEEKPIAFASRTLNKAESNYAQIEREALSIVFGVRKFHQYLYGRKFTLLTDHRPLTTILGPHTGIPSLAASRLQRWALLLSAHAYDIKYRKSDSHCNADGLSRLPLPVTKPDSKTEDIFYFREVEKAPVSAVQIKKVTRNDPELSEVMDIVVKGRPAGDTVRLKPYMGRRLELSVQSGCLLWGRRVIIPLSLREKMLQQLHAGHSGIVKMKEIARSYFWWPGMDKQIEEMATSCSACHKTRNNPPLAPLHPWEYPQEPWQRVHIDFAGPVEDRMFLVAIDAHSKWPEVAIMRSTTTERTIERLGEMFCRFGSPVQLVSDNGPQLVSHEMSAFLQANGVQHVTSAPYHPATNGLAERFVQTLKRALKASQGQGTLHQRLHTFLLNYRNTPHSTTKASPASLMFKRDLRTTFDLLKPSAVKDTVRGQQEKQIQRRERQAKNRVFTAGETVLARNYSGEPKWVPATILAQTGPVSYSVQTGDSVWRRHADQLLSASPVSAELSSKDQTDAVTNPSVPLHTQVRHPVPDTSVPAASVTPDETETHVQLSPKDGFPSVDNKTDAPAESRYPKRERRPPIRLSL from the coding sequence ATGGCTGGAGTTATCGGCTCGATTGGCCCCTTTGATGAGAATGTCGAGCAATGGAGCTCATACACGGAGCGCTTTGACTATTTTGTCGCAGCAAATGGAATTGATGATGGCAAGATCGTACCTACTTTTCTGAGTGTGATCGGCCCGAAGACATTTACCCTGCTTCGGAGCATCCTACAGCCAGAGAAACCAGGGAGTAAAACGTATAAAAACATTGTGGACATTTTGACCAAACATTTCTCCCCCAAACCTCTGGTAATCGCCGAAAGATTCAGATTTCACCGGCGACATCAGGAAGAGGGTGAGTCTGTCACCATGTTCATGGCAGCTTTACGTAAACTGGCCGAACACTGTGAGTTTGGTGACACACTGAGTGATGCGTTAAGAGACAGGCTTGTATGTGGACTGGCAAATGAAGCAGCACAAAAAAGATTGCTTACAGAAAGTGATCTGACTCTTGAAAAGGCCATTAATGTAAGTGTGTCTATGGAAATGGCATCTAGAGAAGCACAGCAGCTGCATGTGAAAGTGCACAAACTCAGCATCAACCAAGATGTGCAAGGGCCATGCTTTCGCTGTGGTAAATCTGGCCATCTTGCATCTGCATGTTGGTGCAAGGATATGGATTGCCATAAATGTGGGAAAAGAGGCCATGTGGAGCGGGCGTGCAGATATAAAAAGAGCAAAGAGGATGGCTCAAAGACTGGAAATAAAGTGAAAAGTGCACATTACAAGAAGAAAAGACAGGTTCACACAGTCAAATATGAAAAGGAGAGTAACAGTGATTCTTCTGAGGAGGACATGTCTACCACAGTGAATACAATACGGGTAATGAATGTGGGTGAGAGCTCGGATGGTTTCTGGGCCAAAGCCAAGTTGGAAGGACATTCCATAAAGATGCAAATAGACACTGGATCGAGGGCATCATTAGTGTCTTATAAAATCTACAGGAAACACATGAGACATCTCCCTCTACGTCCTGCAGACACTGTTTTCAGAGCATACACTGGACACACGGTGCACATGAAAGGAATGACCGATGTACTGGTGCAGTGTAACGATCAGACTGTGAGACTTCCAGTCTACATCACCCAGGGAGACTACGCCGCCATAATGGGTCGGGTGTGGTTAAAGGCGATCCATCTCAACTGGCAAGAGGTGAGAAAAATGTCAGACAGTTCTACACAGCTTCAGATGATACTGGAAAAGCATAAAGAGGTCTTTCGTGATGAACTGGGCTGCAtggaaaatattacagtaaagcTACATGTCAAACCTGACACTAAACCTGTGTTTTTGAGAGCGAGACCAGTGCCGTACGCCATCAGATCAAAGGTGGAAACTGATTTGGATGCTTTGGTCAAAAATGGAGTCTTGGAGCCTGTAACGACTAGTGAGTGGGCTACACCCATCGTTCCAGTGCAAAAGAAAAATGGTGGAATCCGGACATGTGGAGACTTTAAGGTGACAGTCAACCCTGCCTTAATAGCAGAACAGTACCCACTTCCCCTGATCGATGACTTATTTGCTGGGCTGAGTGGAGGTCAAAAGTTCAGCAAAATAGATCTCAATCAGGCGTACCTGCAGATGCAGGTGGATGAACAGTCACGTGAGATGCTgactattaacacacacaaagggCTTTTCAGATACTGCAGACTGCCTTTTGGTATCACTTCTGCCCCGGCTCTGTTCCAGCGAGCTATGGACCAGATACTCTGTGGTCTAGCAGGAGTGCAGTGCTATTTGGATGACATCCTGTGTACAGGAGCAAATGATGAAGATCACCTGCATAACTTGGATGCTACACTTCAAAGATTGAGAGAGTATGGACTAAGAGTTCGCAAAGAAAAATGTGATTTCTTTCAATCATCTGTGGAATACCTTGGACATGTGATTGATGCTAAAGGACTTCATACAGCACCATCCAAAATCACAGCCATCGTGGAGGCACCTCCACCTCAAAACATCAGCCAGCTGCGATCCTTTTTAGGATTATTGAACTATTACGGACGTTTTATTCCTAATCTAGCATCACTGCTACAGCCACTGCATGAGTTGTTACGCCAGGACAAGACATGGAAATGGACAGCCAGCTGTCAGGAGGCTTTTGAGAAAGCCAAGGGGGCGTTAACCACATCAGAGGTGCTGACTCACTTCAACCCATCACTccaaattcagctagcttgtgatGCATCCCCATATGGAGTGGGGGCAGTGTTATCTCACATACTGCCAAATGGTGAGGAAAAACCGATCGCTTTCGCCTCCAGAACGTTGAACAAGGCAGAGTCCAACTATGCTCAAATAGAAAGAGAGGCACTGAGCATTGTTTTCGGGGTGAGGAAATTCCACCAGTATTTATATGGGAGGAAGTTCACTCTCCTAACGGACCATCGACCTCTCACGACCATCCTGGGACCACACACTGGGATACCATCTCTCGCTGCATCAAGACTGCAGAGGTGGGCTCTGCTGCTATCTGCTCACGCTTACGACATCAAATATCGTAAGTCAGACTCCCATTGCAACGCTGACGGGTTATCCAGACTTCCTCTTCCAGTCACAAAGCCCGATTCAAAAACGGAGGACATTTTTTACTTTAGAGAGGTGGAAAAGGCACCTGTTTCAGCAGTGCAGATCAAAAAAGTGACTCGCAACGACCCAGAGCTGTCAGAGGTCATGGACATTGTTGTTAAAGGTCGACCTGCTGGTGACACTGTGCGCCTGAAACCTTATATGGGAAGGAGGTTGGAGCTTTCTGTCCAGTCGGGATGCCTGCTATGGGGGAGGCGAGTGATCATTCCACTGTCACTTCGAGAAAAAATGTTGCAACAGCTTCATGCAGGACATAGTGGAATAGTCAAGATGAAAGAAATAGCGAGAAGCTATTTTTGGTGGCCAGGCATGGACAAACAAATCGAGGAAATGGCTACGTCTTGTTCAGCTTGCCACAAAACCAGAAATAACCCACCATTAGCTCCCCTGCATCCGTGGGAATATCCCCAAGAACCATGGCAGCGGGTCCACATTGACTTCGCAGGGCCAGTGGAAGACAGAATGTTTCTGGTTGCTATTGACGCACACAGCAAATGGCCTGAGGTGGCGATAATGAGATCTACCACCACAGAAAGGACCATCGAAAGGCTAGGAGAGATGTTCTGTCGGTTTGGATCTCCGGTTCAGTTAGTCTCTGACAACGGACCTCAGCTGGTGTCGCATGAAATGTCTGCATTTCTACAAGCAAATGGAGTGCAGCATGTCACCTCAGCTCCTTACCATCCTGCCACAAATGGCCTTGCTGAAAGGTTCGTTCAGACTCTGAAACGTGCACTGAAAGCATCACAAGGACAAGGAACATTACACCAAAGACTACATACTTTTCTGCTGAACTACAGAAACACTCCTCACAGCACTACAAAGGCATCTCCTGCAAGCCTAATGTTCAAGAGAGACCTGCGTACGACCTTCGACCTGTTGAAGCCCTCAGCAGTAAAAGACACAGTTCGAGGCCAACAGGAAAAACAGATACAACGCAGGGAACGACAGGCGAAGAACAGAGTCTTCACAGCAGGCGAGACTGTGTTAGCGAGGAACTACAGTGGAGAACCTAAATGGGTTCCTGCTACTATCCTTGCTCAGACTGGACCAGTCTCCTACTCCGTTCAGACAGGTGACAGTGTCTGGAGGAGACATGCTGATCAGCTCCTGTCTGCGTCACCAGTGTCAGCAGAGCTGTCCTCGAAAGATCAGACAGATGCAGTGACCAACCCTTCAGTTCCTCTCCACACCCAAGTAAGACATCCAGTGCCAGATACATCTGTTCCAGCTGCAAGTGTGACTCCAGATGAGACTGAGACACATGTGCAGTTGAGCCCTAAAGACGGTTTTCCGTCAGTGGACAATAAGACTGATGCCCCTGCAGAGAGCAGGTATCCTAAAAGAGAGCGGCGACCCCCTATACGCTTGAGTCTTTAG